The Flavobacterium johnsoniae UW101 genomic interval GAGGAGCAAAAACAGCTTTCAAAAGAGTTTGTTCGCCGCTGGCTGATCGAAAACGGTTTTCAGGGGCAGGAAGGACAGCAGATTCCAGATATGTCAGATGAATATATTGAATCTGTTTCTGAAAGATATATTGAATTGTATGAAAATATCTTAGGAGAAAAATTCGTAAAAGCTGATATTGACAATATTGATCAACGTATTGAAAAAAACGTATTACAATACCTTACTTCTAAATAGTAATTTTCGGGTTTAAACTAACTATTTAAACCATGAAAACTAACTTAAATAAAACAAATGCCTTGTTATCTCTATTTATGATAACAGGGCATTTTCTTTTTGCACAAATTGATAAAAGCGCAACAAGAGAAACAAAAAACTTATATCGCAATCTAAAAAGTATTTCAAAAGAGCATATCTTATTTGGGCATCAACACGCTTTAGAATACGGACACGGCTGGTCAAACGAACCTAATAAATCGGATGTTAAATTGGTTACAGGTTCACATCCTGCAGTTGTAGGAATAGATTTCAGCGATTTTTCGGGACGGTCAAGAGAACAAATTAAAAAAGCAAAAGAAACTTTAAGAAAAAATGTAATTGATACTTACGAGCGAGGCGGTATCACAACGGTTTCCTGGCATTTCAATAATCCTGCTTCGGGTGGTGGATTTTACTGGAAAGATTCTATTTCAGCCCCATCCATGTCTTTAATAAAAAAAGGAGGTTCGCATCATGAGCAATACAAAGAAATTTTAAAAACAATCGCTGACTTTGCAAATTCTGCTAAAGCAAAAGATGGTAAATTGGTTCCAATGATTTTTAGACCTTTTCATGAATTTGATGGTGATTGGTTCTGGTGGGGAAAAAAATATACATCGCGTGAGGATTTTATAGAAGTCTGGCAATTTACTGTGTCATACCTGAGAGATACTTTAAAAGTTCATAATTTTATTTACGCATTTTCACCAGATAATCGATTTAATTCTGAGTCAGAATATTTAGAACGCTATCCTGGCGATGATTATGTTGATATGTTTGGGATAGATAATTATGGAGATTTTGGACGTGACGGGAAATATGACTTAGAAAACGGAATAAAAAAGCTCAAAATCATTTCTGACATTGCAATTAAAAAGAACAAATTAGCAGCTTTTACAGAAACCGGCTTAGAATCAATAACAAATAAAAACTGGTGGACAGAAGTTTTACTTCAATCTATAAAGAAAGAAAATATTAAGCTTTGTTATGTCTTAGTCTGGCGAAATGATGCAGTAAGTTTAACGCATTATTATGCACCTTTTCCGGGGCAGATTAGTGTTCCTGATTTTCTTCAATTTTATAATGATCCGTATACTTTATTCGAAAACGATTTGATAAATGTATATGGAACTAAATTTTCATTAAAAAACACCGCAAAATAGCTTAAAGAATACATGTTAAAATGATTAAATGAGTGATTACTATTTCGATGTAAAATAGGTATTTTCTTTCTTTTTGTGTTTTTTACTTACATTGATAATTTTCATCACAAATCCATAAAAAACGGTTTATTTTTTTTCTTTTAATGAAAAATTTCTGCCTTTTTTATACATGCTGTTGTTGTATAGTTAAAAGAGTATAGTTTTCTCTTTCATTTTTGATACTTTCTTGATCACAAATTTTAAAAAAATATTCGTTTTGGTGTAACATTTCTACATTTGTTGCGTCTTTTATAGTGAATTTAAATTTTAGAAGAGTAATATTTCGAATTCATTAATTAAAAGTTAAGAATTAGTTAAAACAAGGTACTTTGTTATACAATATACCACTTTTTAATTTAAATTTGTATAGAATTTAAAATTCATTATCAATCAAATAATTATCAATCAATTTAACAACCCAATCATTATGAAAAAATCAGTTATTTCTTTAGGTCTTGCTTTAGTAGCATTTGCAAATGTTTCTATGGCTTCAAACAGCACATCAGCTGCTAAAAATGAAATTACAGTATCTGCTGTATATGAAGGAACACCTCTTGTAGTTGCAGTAGCTAAAGGAGATATCGACACAGTAAAGAAATTTATCGAGTACGGTGCTAATGTAAATGAAAAAGCAGACGATATGTCTCCTTTAATGACAGCAGCTCGTTACAATAAAGTAGAAATTATAAAAGTTTTATTAGCAGCTGGAGCTCGTCCATCTGATAAAAACGAAAAAGGATATACTGCATTAAAATATGCTGAATTATCAAATGCAGCAGATGCAATTGCAATTCTAAAAGATGCAAAATAAACTTTAAAAAGTTTAAAAGTTTGAGTTAGTATAACGGTCTTCTTTGAGCAGAAGACCGTTTTTTTTTTCTGCTTGTTTTAAGAGAGTATCTAAATCAAAAAAGCACCATTAAAAATAATGATGCTTTTTCTTTCTAAACCAAATTAATCTAACCAAATTAATTTTATCATAAAACCGTTTTATTCTATCGGTGCGTGTTTTTTTCGATTGAAAATCCAGAATAAAATTGGGAAAACCAATAATGTCAAAATTGTTGCCGTTACTAATCCTCCAATAATTACAATTGCAAGAGGTTTTTGAGATTCTGATCCAATTCCGGTTGAAATTGCTGCGGGCATTAAACCTATAGAAGCCATAAGTGCCGTCATGACTACTGCTCTTGTTCTGGCTTTTACTCCCATAAAAATGGATTCTTCTAATGAGAATTTTGCCTTTATATTATGATGAAATTCTGAGATCAGGATTACACCATTTTGAATACAGATTCCCAGTAAGGCAATAAAACCAACTCCTGCAGAAATTCCAAAATTCATTCCCGTTAAGTGTAAAGCTATAATCCCGCCAATTACAGCAAATGGAACATTGGCTAAAACAAGTAATGAATCTTTAAAGTTTCCAAACAGAATGAATAACAAGACAAATATTCCAATTAAACTGATTGGTACAACTTGCGCCAGACGTGCACTGGCACGAACCTGATTTTCAAATTCTCCTGTCCATCCAGTTGTATATCCAGGAGGCATTTTTACTTCTGCAACTTTTGATTGTGCTTCTGCAATTGTACTTCCTAAATCTCGGTCACGAACAGAAAATTTTACTCCAATAAAACGTTTCGTATTATCTCTGTAAATAAATGCCGGACCAGTTATGGTTTTAATGTCGCAGATTTCTTTTAACGGGATTTTTGCACCGCTTATAGTTGGTACTTTTAATTCTGCTAAATCTTCTTCGTCTTTACGATACTCTTTAGAAAAACGAACTCGTACATCAAATTTCTTTTCATCTTCATATTTTTGAGTAGCAGTTTTTCCTCCAAAAGCTAATTCTAAAACAGCCTGAGCATCGCTTAAAGTTACACCGTAAGCAGCCATTTTTTCTCTGTCAAGAATTACACTAATTTCCGGCTGACCAACATTTCTAAGAATTCCAACATCTTTGATACCTGGAATATCTTTGATTTTTGCTAAAACTTCATTAGAAAGTTCATCTAATTTATCTAAATCATCTCCGTAGATTTTAACTGCATTTGAAGCTTTGAAACCAGCAACAGATTCAGCAACGTTATCAATTACAGGCTGAGAATAGTTATAAGTAATTCCCTGATGAACTTTTAATTTTTCGTCCATTTGGTTAATCAGTTCATCCATGCTGATTTTTCGTTTCCAGTCGGCTTTTGGTTTCAAATCGACTTGGAGCTGGATAAACCCAAATCCGTTTGGATCTGTTCCATCGTTACTTCTTCCAGTTTGTGAAAGCACATTTTTTACTTCAGGAAAACTTTCAAGATCTTTTCTGATCATTGCTGCTGTTTTTACACTTTCAGGCAGAGAAGTACTCATTGGTAATTCTGCCGTAACCCATAAAGCTCCTTCATTTAACTGAGGCAAAAATTCTGTACCTAAAAATGAAGCAGAGAAAAATGTAGCAGCAATTACAGATAATGAAATAACTAATGATTTTATTTTATGCTTAAATGTCCATGCAAAACCTTTGCCTACAATTCTGTCCCAAAAGTTTACAAAAGGATTATTCTTTTCTTTTACATTTTTATTCAATAAAATATGAGATAAAACCGGCACCAGAGTAAGTGTGAAAATTAATGCTCCCATTAAGGCAAAACCTAAAGTATAGGCAAGGGGAGAGAACATTTTTCCTTCAACCTTCTGGAATGAGAATATTGGCAGTAAAGCGGTAATGATAATTAATTTAGAAAAGAAAATAGCTTTACCCATTTCTGTTCCGGTTTTCTTAATGATGCTTCCTTTTGCAATTTTATTATAAGCCGTCATTCCCAGCTGATGCGCCCTATGATCCAGAACCACAAATAATCCTTCGACCATTACGACGGCACCATCAATGATAATTCCGAAATCGACAGCACCTAAACTCAGTAAGTTGGCGCTCATTCCCATCATTTTTAAACACAAAAAGGCAAATAATAAAGAAAGCGGAATAACTATCGAAACAGTAAAAGTAGTTCTCCAGTCGGCCATAAATAGAAATACGACGCAGGTAACCAAAATAATACCTTCAAATAAATTATGCATTACCGTTTCGGTAGTGAAATTCATCAAATTGTCACGATCGTAGAAAGTTTCAATTTTAATATCTTTTGGCAGGATATTATCATTTAAATCTTTAATCTTATCTTTTATTAAAGCAAGAGTTTCCTGTGCATTTTCGCCTTTACGCATTACAACAATTCCTTCAACTGCATCGTCGTTGTTTCCAATTCCAGTTTGTCCTACTCTCGGCATAGAACTGTCATAAACAGAAGCTACATTTTTAACCAAAATTGGATTTCCTCCAGCTTCGTCTACAATAATGTTTTCGATGTCTTTTCTGGATTTTATAAGACCAACACCACGAACAACAAATGCCTGCCCGTTTTTTTCAATA includes:
- a CDS encoding glycoside hydrolase family 26 protein is translated as MKTNLNKTNALLSLFMITGHFLFAQIDKSATRETKNLYRNLKSISKEHILFGHQHALEYGHGWSNEPNKSDVKLVTGSHPAVVGIDFSDFSGRSREQIKKAKETLRKNVIDTYERGGITTVSWHFNNPASGGGFYWKDSISAPSMSLIKKGGSHHEQYKEILKTIADFANSAKAKDGKLVPMIFRPFHEFDGDWFWWGKKYTSREDFIEVWQFTVSYLRDTLKVHNFIYAFSPDNRFNSESEYLERYPGDDYVDMFGIDNYGDFGRDGKYDLENGIKKLKIISDIAIKKNKLAAFTETGLESITNKNWWTEVLLQSIKKENIKLCYVLVWRNDAVSLTHYYAPFPGQISVPDFLQFYNDPYTLFENDLINVYGTKFSLKNTAK
- a CDS encoding ankyrin repeat domain-containing protein; translated protein: MKKSVISLGLALVAFANVSMASNSTSAAKNEITVSAVYEGTPLVVAVAKGDIDTVKKFIEYGANVNEKADDMSPLMTAARYNKVEIIKVLLAAGARPSDKNEKGYTALKYAELSNAADAIAILKDAK
- a CDS encoding efflux RND transporter permease subunit, which produces MNKFIRNIIAFSLKNKAFTFFWVGILAVAGFISFKNMPIDAFPDVTNTQIIIITQWNGKSAEEVERFVTTPIEISMNSVQKKTSVRSITMFGLSVIKIIFDDGVDDTFARFQVNNLLKNVTLPDDVEPDVQPPYGPTGEIFRYIVKSNSRDSRELLTYQNWVIDKQLRAVPGVADLNVFGGQTKTYEVGVDPIKLAKYNITPLQVYNAVDAGNINVGGDIIEKNGQAFVVRGVGLIKSRKDIENIIVDEAGGNPILVKNVASVYDSSMPRVGQTGIGNNDDAVEGIVVMRKGENAQETLALIKDKIKDLNDNILPKDIKIETFYDRDNLMNFTTETVMHNLFEGIILVTCVVFLFMADWRTTFTVSIVIPLSLLFAFLCLKMMGMSANLLSLGAVDFGIIIDGAVVMVEGLFVVLDHRAHQLGMTAYNKIAKGSIIKKTGTEMGKAIFFSKLIIITALLPIFSFQKVEGKMFSPLAYTLGFALMGALIFTLTLVPVLSHILLNKNVKEKNNPFVNFWDRIVGKGFAWTFKHKIKSLVISLSVIAATFFSASFLGTEFLPQLNEGALWVTAELPMSTSLPESVKTAAMIRKDLESFPEVKNVLSQTGRSNDGTDPNGFGFIQLQVDLKPKADWKRKISMDELINQMDEKLKVHQGITYNYSQPVIDNVAESVAGFKASNAVKIYGDDLDKLDELSNEVLAKIKDIPGIKDVGILRNVGQPEISVILDREKMAAYGVTLSDAQAVLELAFGGKTATQKYEDEKKFDVRVRFSKEYRKDEEDLAELKVPTISGAKIPLKEICDIKTITGPAFIYRDNTKRFIGVKFSVRDRDLGSTIAEAQSKVAEVKMPPGYTTGWTGEFENQVRASARLAQVVPISLIGIFVLLFILFGNFKDSLLVLANVPFAVIGGIIALHLTGMNFGISAGVGFIALLGICIQNGVILISEFHHNIKAKFSLEESIFMGVKARTRAVVMTALMASIGLMPAAISTGIGSESQKPLAIVIIGGLVTATILTLLVFPILFWIFNRKKHAPIE